attactgaatgtatcaaggggAGCATTTCGTTTTCTACGAGCTCTTGTAGACTGGATGTAAATGCTAAAAAACTGATGAAAGGCTTTTAAGGATATTTGCTCTGAATAATATGCCATTATGTAAAAAAGCCTCTCGTGTTTGATATTATGTCACGCTCTACTCTCTACAATGGCATAAATATAATCATACCTGAACATGCAACAGATTCTGCAATTTTTCTTGAAACATCAGTAGTTTCTGAGCTCTCTGCGTTAACAAAcgtcaaatttgaaataatggaTGTTTCGTCGTCGTCATCAACTTCTTCAAGCAGTACTGGAACAATACACTGGATTCTCGCATCCACTGAAGCGGCTACAGCAATTCTACGTTGATATCTACACATTTCGTCCTTTGCAAACgactttgacagaaataaaacaacttttactgACTGCATCATTCCATTTTTCATGAACTCAAACTTATCTTGTCCAGGTTTACAATCCTCTGCTTCAAACAAACACTTCAACTGAAAACTTTCTCTAAGATGAGAAACAATGTCAGAAACCTTGTGACGATCCTCGTCTGCCGCTACAATAAAGAAATGGTAACGTTTTCCATCTGGCAGTGGTGGAAATCGCTGAGATATGTTAATATCTGCACCTTGATCATCCATTACGTAAAATAAGATACCTTTAATGATCAAATAGAATTGCACTTGTAATTTAATATGCACAAAAAACTTATCAAAGTCCATATGTAAGATTATCATCGATCTTTAAACACTGAATAAACAACGCTAAAATCAATACACTAGCGTACATGTTAGAACAGATCGCGGGAATTTCcaattgtatattttcagaaagaaAATTATTGATTGATATCTTAATGTAGGGTTTAGATTTTCTTTAAGCTGGGTATTTTAgacttatattttcaaaatgagttttaaacacaattttatttgttttatttactttataggAGTAAATCAGCTTATAAAATCTGTAAGTTGTTTTTCGTTATACGTTTATGTGAGATAGAAGGCAAATGTTACCTGCATTAAGTAATAACATTTCATAGTCTGGGAGActataatatatcttttttttattttcatcattcaATGCAGTGAATTGAGACAGTTTGTATCCTTTGTCCAATATATGATCATTTCAaattagttctgcacgtttgataaatcgGAAGTAGCGGCGGAACGTTATTTATCCGCATAACGTAGAAAGAAGCCTTGATTAGGAGTACGGTAATGAAAATCatattatgaattaatggcaacccgtgagtaaaatCATATAATGACAACgttactttatttttaaagttaaaacgtCCGGCGTTATAATGTCTTTAACTCAACTAGAAATGTGCGGAGCTCTTTAAAAATGCGCAAATATCTCAAAACCAAGCACACGGACGTATGCATTTTATATAACCATATTATAGGCAACATAtatatttacgactgtgagaagtttcatttaaatctacactgtagaaaaaatcTATGCGTGAAAATGCTATCAAAAATGTGAATTTCACATTGACAAtcattatgaaaatttgtgttaattcctttatttgctgaatttttaaCTATATTCTGAAGTTCTAAAAATTAAGGTTTAATCTAATTTGATATGTTAGAAAAAGTATTTACCCAGAACTGCATTAAAACGATTCCCCAAAAAGTCTTTGGAATAGACTGACATTTGTTAATTAATGTAAACTATTTTTATATACAGTGAAGTGGCTTGTCAACACATGGCATTATGTGTTTTAGGTAACCAGtttcgaacaaaaaaaaaatagacttgCATGATAATGGATAACTAGTTATTTAAAGGAAACTGATATATCCTCATTTCTATAAgcttttgaaaatatcaaatttagagATGTGCATTTCTAAAACTCTGTACGTATAATCAAAATCTGAAGTTTCAAGTTTGTTCAGGTTATTAGCAACGCAATAAAtcttttctaacaattttattaaACACTTATTACTACGTGTAATGGTATTCTTTATATAAGCGGTCTTTATTTATCGTGATTTCGTTGCAATTGTTGGATTGTTGTGTTGTCGTGTATTCCGTGTTGCAAACACTGTAGAAATGTCCGTGTACATGTTATTGTGCGCATTGGAATCTACATAAAGCTAGTACTTTCAATGAAGTAAAGCAGACTCCGCACATTTGATCAACCTTTCTAACACCATTCGGTTTATACAGCTTCAAGCTTAAACGGACATCTCTCCAAAAATCAAGCAAACGGCTTCATcattcaaacatttacagtgtagaACAATATCTGTTTCAAACGAGCAGAACTCCTTTGAACTACTTCAAACAACTGGATGTGTTTATCATAATTACATCACAAGAAAAATATTGTAATGGCGAGTAAACAGTCTAAGAATTGTAATGGAGAGTTAATACTATGATGTTTTATTTCAAGAGATCTTGGTATCGGATCAAAATATTTCCAAGATTAATCATTTTATTTGACTGATTACCTTTAATAAATTTATGTCATCTGACTGACTAAACAATATATAATCCTGCTTTGTATGAAATCTTGAACTTCATTACTTCATACCTAATGAGTTCACGTTTACGAAATTTCAGAAATCGTGAAATGTGATCATGATTTCAAATTTTACGTTTTCATGTTTTACGAGAATGTAGAAAAAgtgcaatctgacttaagtacttgattttctaaacgaagatctgagaacaacccattcacatacgtcttctgcatattttggatttccagtattgctatttttatttttgcaaatctatttttatttgaaccaatgagacgacttgttagaatgtcaaagagtaagaaaaatgtgctgtcgttccagggctcgaacccggaacCCCTCGCTTagagagcaagtggcctaccgactgatcATGAGCTATCTAGCTATATGACACAtttcgacataagaattgtaaatatcaaaaatcaaggctaaatgtagatttgcaaaatgttgtaagtttaaCTCCGATTGGCTAGCGAAacggccgtcagaacgaggctatcttTAGGTCGTTCTAAGAttctatgcgtagcgtaataggagatgtactttattCAGATTGGACAAAGTGAAGGCTTGAATATTACAGATTATTATTTCATACGTCACCACTttcagttttatgaaattctaaaACTATGAAGTCGTGAAGTGCGAAATCTTGAAAGTCATGATTTCATAGTACACGCATTCACGTTTCATTTTTAATTCTGTAGTCTTGAAGAGTGAATTTGTTAGACTTACATTATTTTGCGAGTTAGTGTTTTTGCAGCTATCTTGCTGTTTTTCTGTTTCAGGTTATCTGTGATGTGAAAAACAGCAGAGAAATATCCATTTACGACAAAGATAGTGATACCTCTTGTCAGTCGGGAGAAGTTTTTAATGGATCCATCTGCATAAATGTGACAGATTGTACTAAACCAGTTCTGTCGAATAGACGATGTTTACAGCGGTGCCCCGATGGATACATTTACTTTACGATGGACCCTAAATACAATTACGACTTTTTAAACCCAAGGAAGTACCATTATACAGCAGCTGACATCAATGAAAATCCATGTTTGAACAAAACAATGATTGGACTTCTCATACTATTTTCAGTTATTGCAaacattgtttacattctcttTGTATGGTGGTTTTTATCAACAAAACGATTTCCTTCTGAAAAACTGGTAAGACTTGTTTGTTTTACGTTTAAAAAGTCTCCATTCATTCTATGAAATTATGGAAATTCTAAATCGAAATTATAACTATTTGTACAAATATACTTGAAATcttcatacattttatttcagaaagcAAGGTTTGCACGCTTATGCATAAGGAGACGTCGAGATGGAGAAAGGGAAAGGCTAATAAATGCAAATTCTGATGACGATGACGATGCTGCTGATAATGATGGTTTTATGCTTCCCTGATTTTTGTCTCAGTGCAAAAACATTAGATTTCTACAACTGCCACCGGGAATACTACTTTATACCATGACACGAGGATCACCCCAAAGGATGTGAGATTAATGCTGGTCTTAAATGTTGAAACATTAGACTGCATTACAGAGCGAAATAATATTGAGTTAAtgaaattttgattgatgtagtCAGCAAAGTTGCTCTATTTGTATATTATCAGAAATGACAGTTGTTTATAACGACTGACCTGTATATATAAGCATCATTGACTGAATTTATATTTCATCCGTTTGCTATAATTTTCTGACagtctaaaataaatatatgatatcaTATATACAGGTCAAAATTTGTCCTCTGTCTTTGCCACATATAAGGGCACTATGTTTTTCTAATGCGTGTAAATCATGTCTGATCACATGACGTTCAAGGGCTCCATGGCAGCCTTATTAGACTAAAGAAAAGTCTCTTCAACAACTGCCATATAGTAATCGGCATTATTTTGGAGAaattaaaatttgtatgtttctttttcttaCATGACATAATTGCTAAAATCAAAAGCGAATTGTTAAATGTGAGAATATCATGgccagtgaactagtgtgtgttTAGCAAAATTGTCCTAGTGAAACACGTATGCATGGATATTGTCCACACTTGCCCCATGTCTTTTCGTAGAATCATCCAGCAACACGATACGTTAGATATTAATATAATCATACACTTTccttataataaaatctggaaagtagatccctcggaagcaccgaaaacaaggcaaacagtgaaaattgcagactcggtttgattgagtctgttcatgagcctgatttaataaaaatagcaaaaaatattGCTTCCGGTTTCTGGACTTCCCTAAGCAAATAACCCGACCTTAATATTTATATAAGTCTGTGCAAAAAAGCGCCTATGCGGGTAATTAAGTCATCTAAATCTCCTAAATATCACCTTGCTTTCATGTCTTAGCAATTATTACTTCCCAGAGATTTCCAGTTGAGACGCATGAAAACGCGTATTTCAATAGAAGATTATTTCTAGACATAGCATTTTTGAAATTAAGATATAACATTTCACCTTGGTGATCGACTGAATCCACTTCTGACCACTACTCTGGAGTTTTTGTGATTTTGGAAATGTCGCCGAATAAAACCTGGTCATAAAATTAtcgctcatatatatatatatatatatatatatatccacacacacacacgcgcacgcacgcacgcacgcacgcacgcacgcacgcactagATAATTGGCTATCCTGACGCACGCGGGACAATAAACCCGCCTTAAAAACCGCTGTAAATAGGTAGGTAGAGTTTATGAGCTTTAGGGAATCCTTACAGTTTAATGTGGCAGATTTATAAAGGAATGAATTAGGCTTATATtcaaactcctacgcagtgattTCCCTTGCCGCTACCCTcccattgatcactgccaacacattCTTTTATATCTAAATTCAGCTAAGCGGACTTTTTTAATTCATCTAATCATTTCGTTATTTAATGTTTTCGAAACGTTTACCTTAATTATTAATTCTGGCAATTTTTCCACTTTAATTATATCTTTCCATCACCGAGATAATAACTGCGTGGAACCCGTTCCTTCGAAATTTCGTCCGCCATGTAAACTTACCGATGATTAACAATGGTCACGTTaatgtgttggcagtgatcattAGAGAGTGTAGCGGTAAGGGAGAACACTGCGTATGAGTTTGGCTTCTGAATATCGATCGttgtatttttagaaattctataataatttttcaatctaaaaatctgaatttcaaagttttacgtcaatgtctttgtttttaaaagtcTGTGGCATTTGCACTAAATTTTTGAATTCTGTTTGAGTTTCAGACTTAAGAAGTTTATTTCTAAGAATATCACGATCGATTCCAGACCAGAAGTTGTAAACGTAAGCCATGTGTAACACACTATAGACAATCAGTTTTGGTGGCTTGTTAAAtacagaagaaagaaaaaaattcccTTGGCTGTACCGCAGCAAATGTTGTGACAACGGAAGCTACATGTCGCCCTGTAATCACAAAACTCGCCACAGTTATGTCGATATTTGGAAAATGATTGCTGTAGTATGCcacatgatttttttaaatagtttaatgCTGCAGGTTGCTGACTATTAGGGGAAATACGGCAATATGCTACAACGATGTATGCTGTGCAAAGCAAAAGCTTGATATCACTATTCTGACATTTATTACAGGGTGCTATGAGCCTGGTCGGAGTTAGGATAGGATCGGGGATGGCCCTTTGTATGTAAAAACGGTGGAGATTATCAGTATGTTACAAAATCAGGAAAACATATTATAGTAAAAGATCCGGTTATTAGTGATAAGTTTTTGTTATAATGACTGTCAGATGGTGCCTTAATAACATGTTTCAAACTTTTGTTTACTTACTGTCAGTACAATTGTTGATAATGTGTTTCTTTTCCATCTActtaaatatatatcatgtaaaaCATACATGTTTATCAAAACAGTATCTAAAGTCTTATCTACATATATACTTGAACTTATTAAACTCCATGTATATTCCTTATCTTACCTTCTTTTAAATAGGTCTGTTAGTACATCAATATTTTTGTTAGACGTAAATGAAAATCAGTCGACATGGATGGAGTTTTATTTATCATCTGTGTTACCATATTCAGAATGGCCGCAGCTAAAACCGGTAAAGAATTATTGTGCTATTgcttttcagtttcatttattaAAGTTATCTTACTATTTGGCGTCATAGAATAAAAACAATTACGCTTACTGTTGTTATTCATTAATATGGATATATAAAGCTGCCAAACCTTTTATTCATATCAACGGAAGTTCAAATgagaaatttgtttctttttataaactgtttatgtttaattttcttcAGAAAACAAATCggttttacttaaaaaaattgaTGCCACTGAAAATCTTGTCAGGGAACTTCTTGTCGAAGTGGACAAATTAAAATCCGAAGACAAGCTACAAAGGAGCCAGATTGCTCACATGGAAAACCAGCTACGTGTCCAACAGCAACGCAGCACACACCTCGAAAAACTAATAAGGAAGTTCACAGCTTATACTAGAAGGAAAACTCCacttaaaacagaaaattcaCCAGTTTTAACACCTGAGAAACAATCACCTCAGACAAAAGACGGTACGTTGTTAGTTCTGCGACAGAACAatactgatttaaattttattacattatgtGAACGACATAAAGTACTGTACctctatataaaaaatatatatgatatataggtCGTATTTCATTGCAATGTTATTCAACCTTATGCATGTAGTTGGTCATAATCAAAAATAGTGATACATTTTAAACATGGATTTATATATCAAATAACgcttattttgaaacatgaaaaatgGTGGTTTTTAACATATTGTTTTATCTGTTAACTTTGAATGGATGTATTCTATTTATACTGTGCTTTTACTTAAATGGAAAATATAAGAAAGATTACAAATTCAATAATTTTAGGAAGGTCAAAAAACAGGATAAGGAGAGCGGAAAATGAAACCCCCGTTGCATTCTTCGCCAAGATGGGCAGTCACCTGGATCATGCAGGCATACACCAGACTTTCATATTTGAGATCGTCGTTACCAACGTAGGAAATGCTTACAACAACCACCTTGGCGTATTCGTAGCTCCGGTAGCGGGAACATACGTTTTCTCCACCACGCTCGTGTCCAGTTATCATGTTAACGCGCATGCTCAGTTCGTGAAAAACGGGAAGGCTATCACAACTATGTTTGTAAGCGGTGGAGAATCTGGACATGATACCACAAGTCAAACTATTGTTCTTCAGTTGCAGAAAGGTGACGACGTTTCAGTCCAAAATCTAGATTCTGACAAGTCTTTCTATGGAAGCAGTCATAGCACCTTTTCTGGATTTTTATTGCAAGAAGATTACACAAGTTCTGTTGTTGTGGGAAAGTAAATCAAACGCTATTCGAGACAAGATTCAAATTTTAAGTTACCTGTTCATttaatattacaatttttttcatatataaggcCGAGGAAACATTCTAAAATATGTAGTTACATTTTAATATGAACATGTTCGCTACGATTTCAAGAAGAGCTAAAATAAAATGATCAGAATTGTTTTCACTTTTACTGGCGACCAGTTACATCTTGATAGTCATTCCGTAAATCATGAAACCTGTGAGAATATTCTGtattatgattttattattttacatatgcatttgataaaaatacaaaaatgaaaaaaatacggTAATGTCGTTGAAAATAACTTTGTTTCAAGATTTCGTTCTCGATTAATGTCCTTTTTGTGACATATTTTATCATCCAAAGCATGAAATTATCAACAAGCGCACAATTTATTCTGTATACGAGAGGTGTGCAACTTACATGtgattaaaatacaattataaatgaatttgtaatgaacaattttaatatatttcattgatttgaGATTTGGGACACTGAGTATCAAAGCTTTCTGCAACGCTTATAAAAACGATACCAAAGTTTCATTTATAGTTATTGGTAGTCTTTTTTAACTAGTGCGTTAGAACAAATTAAGCATTAATGTCGTTTTGGGGTGTTTATAGGACACTTATGCAGTCTTCTTGACTAGACTTCCCATACACTATGGCCCGCTGTGCTCCATCTGacaatttctttcaaattgttataatatatatgtgtgtgaacTTCATTGAACACCATATACTTTGGTCTAGTTTACTAGGGTAATGCTGCACGACTTCGTTTTAAATGAGACATGTGCGTTTGAAATGGCCAATATATTTCCCGCGAACATGTCTATCATGCTATACATAGGGCTAGGGAATCATGtacaatgaaattttatttttggtctggcgccagtgcctcatttaaaggtataaattgcttttgtaaagtGTAATTCAACAGGATCTTCAATTAGTTTAAAGTAAAATACTTGAGATGATATCAGTGTTAAACTGTACAAATGCAAGATAAGCAAGTAGACAGTAGACTTAATGACCTCAGTCGTTCTGCACTGAGACGTAATATTCATAATACATTCCAGTTCTAAAATCGCTTGTATCGAGCCGGTCCAcaactttatatattttatatatcataaaaaCACGAAAATAGTTGTTATTGAACAGTGAGAAAATAATCATATCACAAAGTTGTGGATCAAGAAATCCTGACCTAAGTTTGAACCccgtttctttcttttttttttttttttttttttttttttttgacaaatctcaACCTCGAGTGGGATTTCTCATGGAAGTGgtgcaggggcctccgtggccgagtggttaaggtcggtgacttcaaattacttgcgaCCTCACCGAAATGTGTTCtagggttcaagcctcactcggagcgttgaattctttatgtgaggaagctatccagctggcttgcggaaggtcagtggctctacccagatgcccgcccgtgataaaataatgcacagaggagcACCCGTGGTCTTCCTctatcatcaaaagctggaaagtcgccatatgacctaaattgtgtcggtgcgacgttaaacccaacaaaaataaaataaagatatggAAGTGGTACATTCTATTTATCAGCGTTTGTTCCCTGTCTATGGCGACACATCTCTAGCTCATTTTGTTGACACAGGCACATCTTTTCTTTCAGTTCAATGATGCGTTTGGAAGGTCACCATAAtgtttttgcatatattttgacCTTTCTTGGCATTACGTCCAATAACATTTCACGATCTTT
This Mercenaria mercenaria strain notata chromosome 17, MADL_Memer_1, whole genome shotgun sequence DNA region includes the following protein-coding sequences:
- the LOC123536683 gene encoding complement C1q-like protein 2 — protein: MDGVLFIICVTIFRMAAAKTENKSVLLKKIDATENLVRELLVEVDKLKSEDKLQRSQIAHMENQLRVQQQRSTHLEKLIRKFTAYTRRKTPLKTENSPVLTPEKQSPQTKDGRSKNRIRRAENETPVAFFAKMGSHLDHAGIHQTFIFEIVVTNVGNAYNNHLGVFVAPVAGTYVFSTTLVSSYHVNAHAQFVKNGKAITTMFVSGGESGHDTTSQTIVLQLQKGDDVSVQNLDSDKSFYGSSHSTFSGFLLQEDYTSSVVVGK